In Aegilops tauschii subsp. strangulata cultivar AL8/78 chromosome 3, Aet v6.0, whole genome shotgun sequence, one genomic interval encodes:
- the LOC109765989 gene encoding protein MIZU-KUSSEI 1, protein MPDHRAISAPNASTTKPATAMMRYATPQSTPPMSPLHGTATPRTPGAYSEMPPPSPRPAITLTPPPSKKKQRRTAARSLRAIRAVRALFRSLPILAPACRFHGIVPRHGGPSRMHDGHVSGASRTTGTLFGYRRARVTLAVQETPGSVPILLLELAMQTGRFMQEMGAEHLRVALECEKKPPGAGAGIGRTRLLDEPLWTAYVNGRKIGYAMRREPTEDDLTVMQLLRTVSVGAGVLPNDVMGCDTAEGQEAGDLAYMRARFDRVVGSRDSESLYMLNPDGNNGPELSIFFIRI, encoded by the coding sequence ATGCCAGACCATCGCGCTATCTCGGCACCGAACGCGTCCACCACCAAGCCGGCGACGGCCATGATGCGGTACGCCACGCCGCAGTCCACCCCGCCGATGTCGCCGCTCCACGGTACGGCGACGCCTCGCACTCCCGGCGCGTACTCTGAGATGCCGCCGCCCTCGCCACGGCCCGCGATCACGCTCACCCCGCCCCCGTCCAAGAAGAAGCAGCGCCGCACGGCCGCGCGCTCGCTCCGCGCCATCCGCGCCGTGCGCGCGCTGTTCCGGTCCCTCCCGATCCTCGCCCCGGCGTGCCGCTTCCACGGCATCGTCCCGCGGCACGGCGGGCCGTCGCGGATGCACGACGGCCACGTCAGCGGCGCCTCGCGCACGACGGGGACGCTGTTCGGGTACCGCAGGGCGCGGGTGACGCTGGCGGTGCAGGAGACGCCCGGGAGCGTGCCCATCCTGCTGCTGGAGCTGGCGATGCAGACCGGCAGGTTCATGCAGGAGATGGGCGCCGAGCACCTGCGCGTGGCGCTCGAGTGCGAGAAGAAGCCGCCGGGCGCCGGCGCCGGCATCGGCCGCACGCGCCTGCTCGACGAGCCGCTGTGGACGGCCTACGTGAACGGGCGGAAGATCGGGTACGCCATGCGCCGGGAGCCCACGGAGGACGACCTCACGGTCATGCAGCTGCTGCGCACCGTGTCGGTCGGCGCCGGCGTGCTGCCGAACGACGTCATGGGTTGCGACACCGCCGAGGGGCAGGAGGCCGGCGACCTGGCGTACATGCGCGCGCGCTTCGACCGCGTGGTGGGGTCCCGGGACTCCGAGTCGCTGTACATGCTCAACCCTGACGGGAACAATGGGCCAGAGCTTAGCATCTTCTTCATTAGGATATGA